A single region of the Acuticoccus sediminis genome encodes:
- a CDS encoding flavin reductase family protein — translation MGIQQTGEAITPSGFWQTLGARPVSATLVTTRGANGPSGFLGLSFAHVSAIPPTVLVSVGYSTGALADLLASKIFAVSALPAGESALARGFGGELPPEERFNHGSWAPFVTGAPVLADAVAVFDCTVTRTVEEEGAVILIGRVVGLRADGGAATIAHQGGYVDVT, via the coding sequence CGAGCGGCTTCTGGCAGACGTTGGGCGCCCGCCCGGTCAGCGCGACGCTCGTCACGACGCGGGGCGCGAACGGCCCCTCCGGCTTCCTCGGCCTTTCCTTCGCGCACGTCAGCGCGATCCCGCCGACGGTGCTCGTCTCGGTGGGCTACTCCACCGGCGCGCTCGCCGATCTGCTGGCGTCCAAGATCTTCGCGGTGAGCGCGCTGCCGGCCGGCGAGAGCGCCCTCGCCCGGGGCTTCGGCGGGGAGCTTCCGCCGGAAGAGCGGTTCAACCACGGCTCCTGGGCCCCGTTCGTGACGGGCGCGCCGGTGCTCGCCGACGCGGTGGCGGTGTTCGACTGCACCGTCACCCGCACCGTCGAGGAGGAGGGCGCGGTGATCCTCATCGGCCGCGTGGTGGGACTGCGCGCGGACGGCGGGGCCGCGACGATCGCCCACCAGGGCGGCTACGTCGACGTGACCTGA
- a CDS encoding flavin reductase — MAPVPHLTPRPAAAAKGPVESGRPGDGLPGFRRSLGEFATGVTVITAAVDGVPYGMTSNSFASVSLDPPLVLWSIRRESTSFAAFSACTHFAVNVLAHDQMDLSQRFARSGPDKFVDLAYTEGGGAAPLFDDVAARFECRRTEAFDGGDHLILMGEVETFCRYDRQPLLFAKGRYAVAVDHPDTRVVTEPAPKADARGIDNQPLAHLTARAYSVMASRLEKGRKTAGLGLSLMQARLLKAAHTYPGATLGDLLPELFLDFNASLDVLESVVDLGLVTVDADGKVHLTGEGEARILSIVEHARFSEEVLLQGIAREDLAATQRVLSRIIEQQF; from the coding sequence ATGGCTCCCGTTCCACATCTGACACCCCGTCCTGCCGCCGCCGCGAAGGGGCCGGTCGAAAGCGGCCGGCCGGGCGACGGTCTCCCCGGCTTCCGCCGCAGCCTCGGCGAGTTCGCGACCGGGGTCACCGTCATCACCGCCGCCGTCGACGGCGTCCCGTACGGGATGACGTCGAACTCCTTCGCGTCGGTCTCGCTCGACCCGCCGCTGGTGCTGTGGTCGATCCGCCGCGAGAGCACGAGCTTTGCCGCCTTCAGCGCCTGCACGCACTTCGCGGTGAACGTGTTGGCGCACGACCAGATGGACCTGTCGCAGCGCTTCGCCCGCTCGGGGCCGGACAAGTTCGTCGACCTCGCCTACACCGAGGGAGGCGGCGCGGCGCCGCTCTTCGACGACGTCGCGGCCCGCTTCGAGTGCCGCCGGACCGAAGCCTTCGACGGCGGCGACCACCTCATCCTCATGGGCGAGGTGGAGACCTTCTGCCGCTACGACCGCCAGCCGCTCCTCTTCGCCAAGGGCCGCTACGCGGTCGCCGTCGATCATCCGGACACCCGCGTCGTCACCGAGCCGGCGCCGAAGGCGGACGCGCGCGGGATCGACAACCAGCCGCTCGCCCACCTGACGGCGCGGGCCTACAGCGTGATGGCCTCCCGGCTGGAGAAGGGGCGCAAGACGGCCGGGCTGGGCCTCTCGCTGATGCAGGCGCGGCTCCTGAAGGCGGCGCACACCTACCCCGGGGCGACGCTGGGCGACCTGCTGCCGGAGCTCTTCCTCGACTTCAACGCCAGCCTCGACGTCCTGGAATCGGTGGTCGATCTCGGCCTCGTGACGGTGGACGCGGACGGCAAGGTCCACCTGACGGGGGAGGGCGAGGCGCGCATCCTGTCGATCGTCGAGCACGCGCGCTTCAGCGAGGAGGTGCTGCTGCAGGGGATCGCCAGGGAGGACCTCGCCGCGACGCAGCGCGTCCTCTCGCGCATCATCGAGCAGCAGTTCTAG
- a CDS encoding GMC family oxidoreductase — protein sequence MVAKGADYIVVGAGASGSVVAARLSEDPAVSVMVIEAGGSDAHPVLRVPGLGFAAGSIARFNWNFVTEPIPDLGDRRMTLIQGKVMGGSSSLNGMIYTRGHSSEYDRWAEAGCTGWGFDALKPYFLKSEANARGAGVWHGADGPMRLRRADPKLAICEAFLEAAGASGIPIVDDLNANHAEGLGWYDVNIDRGRRLSASRAYLEPARGRANLAVVTNAQVLRVAIEGGRARGVVAVRNGQEVTYTASREVILCGGAIMTPALLMHSGIGPADALAAHGIEVAADAPGVGRNLQNHPCYRPRFACSAPVTARSHLSPAGVARAGLSYLAARSGPLAESFCSAGGFYRSDPDLPLADMQVVMLSALPPIGGRSALDLLPREEGFGLTIYQGTPHSRGRVSLRSADPLAPPVVRTGYFSDPRDIEVLAAGVERMRRVMRRPEIARWIKAEMAPGPAATTREALIEEIRRNAATSYHQCGTCAMGPDEGAVVDLRLRVRGVEGVRVADTSIMPRLPNAALHAPALMIGERAAALILADTNRMPAGAAEVAA from the coding sequence ATGGTGGCGAAGGGGGCCGACTACATCGTCGTGGGGGCGGGGGCGAGCGGGAGCGTCGTCGCGGCGCGCCTTTCGGAGGACCCTGCGGTCTCGGTGATGGTGATCGAGGCCGGCGGGAGCGACGCCCACCCGGTGCTGCGCGTGCCGGGCCTCGGCTTCGCCGCCGGATCCATCGCCCGCTTCAACTGGAACTTCGTGACCGAGCCGATCCCCGACCTCGGCGACCGGCGCATGACGTTGATCCAGGGCAAGGTGATGGGCGGCTCGTCCAGCCTGAACGGGATGATCTACACCCGCGGCCACTCCAGCGAGTACGATCGCTGGGCCGAGGCGGGATGCACCGGCTGGGGCTTCGACGCGCTGAAGCCGTACTTCCTGAAGTCCGAGGCGAATGCGCGGGGGGCGGGGGTGTGGCACGGCGCCGACGGGCCGATGCGCCTGCGCCGGGCCGACCCGAAGCTCGCCATCTGCGAGGCCTTTCTGGAGGCGGCGGGGGCGTCCGGCATCCCGATCGTCGACGACCTCAACGCCAACCATGCCGAGGGCCTCGGCTGGTACGACGTCAATATCGACCGCGGCCGGCGGCTGAGCGCCTCGCGCGCCTACCTGGAGCCGGCGCGGGGGCGGGCGAACCTTGCGGTCGTGACCAATGCGCAGGTGCTGCGGGTGGCGATCGAAGGGGGACGGGCGCGCGGCGTCGTTGCGGTCCGGAACGGGCAGGAGGTGACGTATACGGCGAGCCGCGAGGTGATCCTGTGCGGCGGCGCGATCATGACCCCGGCGCTCCTGATGCATTCCGGTATCGGCCCCGCCGACGCGCTGGCGGCGCACGGGATCGAGGTGGCCGCGGACGCGCCGGGCGTCGGGCGGAACCTGCAGAACCATCCCTGCTACCGGCCTCGCTTTGCCTGTTCGGCGCCGGTGACGGCGCGCAGCCACCTGAGCCCGGCGGGCGTGGCGCGGGCGGGCCTCTCCTACCTCGCGGCGCGGTCGGGACCGCTGGCAGAGAGCTTCTGCTCGGCCGGCGGGTTCTACCGCAGCGATCCGGACCTGCCGCTCGCCGACATGCAGGTGGTGATGCTGTCGGCGCTGCCGCCGATCGGCGGCCGCTCGGCGCTCGACCTCCTGCCGCGCGAGGAGGGGTTCGGCCTCACCATCTACCAGGGGACGCCACACTCGCGCGGCCGGGTGAGCCTGCGCTCGGCCGACCCGCTGGCGCCGCCGGTGGTGCGGACCGGCTATTTCAGCGATCCGCGCGACATCGAGGTTCTGGCCGCCGGCGTGGAGCGGATGCGCCGGGTGATGCGCCGGCCGGAGATCGCGAGGTGGATCAAGGCGGAGATGGCGCCCGGGCCGGCCGCCACGACGCGCGAGGCGCTGATCGAGGAGATCCGCCGCAACGCCGCCACCTCGTACCACCAGTGCGGCACCTGCGCGATGGGTCCGGACGAGGGCGCCGTCGTCGACCTCAGGCTGCGGGTGCGCGGCGTCGAGGGCGTGCGCGTGGCCGACACCTCGATCATGCCGCGCCTGCCGAATGCCGCGCTCCACGCGCCGGCGCTGATGATCGGCGAGCGGGCCGCCGCGCTCATACTCGCCGACACGAACCGCATGCCGGCGGGCGCCGCGGAGGTCGCGGCGTGA